From Nerophis lumbriciformis linkage group LG13, RoL_Nlum_v2.1, whole genome shotgun sequence, one genomic window encodes:
- the LOC133613131 gene encoding uncharacterized protein codes for MAGCASEPLCQPCVYHEEAFKVELQVKRPLVPLQLTPEQVALEMLCLCGQLDLLIRAQMQEFQEQLGQGCNPEESDTFQARGSNILDQMLQCLEHLPKPMPQLEDYLDMVGLLAMFPRVEVFLIQGSPVDMLEKPPMDDYWSHIGKLNQLLVLSQQLEEDIRHLGSHKYIAHQLSVLYQVVSSFRGVQLFTETKKDIEANFKHMKQSLVGEDGSRHEPQLAAHYIDWILEVTHGLTSAVLSLPDELTDDIHQAVAFMSQFAS; via the exons ATGGCAGGGTGTGCCTCGGAGCCGCTCTGTCAGCCGTGTGTCTATCACGAGGAGGCGTTTAAAG TGGAGCTACAGGTGAAGAGACCCCTGGTGCCGCTCCAGCTGACTCCAGAACAGGTGGCTCTGGAGATGCTGTGTCTCTGCGGGCAGCTGGACCTCCTCATCAGGGCGCAGATGCAGGAG TTCCAGGAGCAGTTAGGGCAAGGCTGTAACCCTGAGGAGTCAGACACGTTCCAGGCTCGAG GATCGAATATTCTGGACCAGATGCTGCAGTGCCTTGAACATCTGCCTAAGCCAATGCCACAGCTGGAG GACTACTTGGACATGGTGGGTCTGTTGGCCATGTTTCCACGTGTGGAGGTGTTCCTCATTCAAGGCAGCCCTGTGGACATGCTGGAGAAGCCACCGATGGACG ACTACTGGTCGCACATCGGCAAACTGAATCAGCTCCTGGTGCTGAGTCAGCAGCTGGAGGAGGACATCCGCCACCTGGGAAGTCATAAGTACATCGCCCACCAGCTCTCTGTTCTATAC CAAGTAGTCAGCTCCTTCCGAGGAGTCCAGCTTTTCACGGAGACCAAGAAGGACATTGAAGCCAACTTCAAGCACATGAAGCAGTCTCTGGTGGGGGAGGACGGTTCCAGGCATGAGCCTCAGCTGGCTGCTCATTACATCGACTG GATACTGGAAGTCACTCACGGTTTGACGTCGGCGGTGTTGTCGTTACCGGACGAGCTGACGGACGACATTCACCAGGCCGTGGCCTTCATGTCCCAGTTTGCGTCTTGA